A region of Panicum virgatum strain AP13 chromosome 8N, P.virgatum_v5, whole genome shotgun sequence DNA encodes the following proteins:
- the LOC120685409 gene encoding uncharacterized protein LOC120685409 yields the protein MSNSIMLSSLPICAAFRSKSNSKYLRSCANHGEGADGRVLQLTGDDAENPLTRFFVEKSCKHNGLFHIRCGYNKYWVAEKRQGDEWWIAGSADKPEEDLSELSCTLFQLKPVKEDPKTIRFYHARLGKYFGILSNSNGENETDKALLQAVDEEQSEQFVTELFQYLLPKYVCFKGDNGKYLSAQSLHNPVLVFESENIKDPTVMHTITPNRDGTMRIKSDHFDGFWRNSDSTNLGPWILADSSDTNNDDPNTLFQAWYTGGAFRLLNLGSNQYCKRLTMSNLEHGLSATGTRLEPWSRLQIEEPVLSRKITAFLRSENAVIFGEKLLNLATASVTNNTSSVMPRVKLTLDYTLMEMKAWQSKLHFKSPVPTLIISENVYMQYGFIAVSPMFFNGPISWGASNVKSFKVTEERFIDVPPMTKMTITCMGVTSNYELPFSYRQTDELVDGETVTLQYDDGLYTGRNVHSFIYDTKEEKIDQ from the exons ATGAGCAACAGCATAATGCTGTCATCACTCCCCATCTGTGCTGCCTTCCGGTCCAAAAGCAACTCCAAGTACCTGAGGTCCTGTGCCAACCATGGCGAGGGGGCCGACGGCCGTGTCCTTCAGCTGACCGGTGACGATGCTGAGAACCCGCTCACGAGGTTCTTCGTCGAGAAATCGTGCAAGCACAATGGGCTCTTTCATATCAGGTGCGGCTACAACAAGTACTGGGTCGCTGAGAAGCGGCAAGGTGATGAATGGTGGATCGCTGGCAGTGCCGACAAGCCCGAGGAGGACCTGTCCGAGTTGTCATGCACACTGTTCCAGCTCAAACCTGTCAAGGAAGATCCTAAGACCATCAG GTTTTACCATGCTCGGCTTGGGAAATATTTTGGCATTCTCTCCAATTCTAATGGGGAAAACGAGACCGACAAAGCCCTTCTGCAGGCAGTTGATGAAGAGCAATCAGAACAATTTGTGACTGAGTTGTTCCAATACTTGTTGCCTAAATACGTATGTTTCAAGGGAGATAATGGCAAGTACCTCAGTGCACAATCGCTACACAACCCAGTTCTGGTCTTTGAATCCGAGAATATCAAAGATCCAACTGTGATGCACACTATCACGCCAAATAGAGATGGCACCATGAGGATAAAATCTGATCATTTCGACGGTTTCTGGAGGAACTCTGATAGCACCAACTTAGGGCCCTGGATACTTGCAGACTCTAGTGATACCAACAACGATGACCCAAACACATTATTCCAAGCGTGGTATACTGGCGGAGCATTTAGGCTTCTCAACCTGGGAAGCAATCAGTATTGCAAGAGGCTCACAATGTCAAACTTGGAGCACGGCCTTTCTGCTACAGGAACCCGGCTTGAGCCCTGGTCTAGGTTGCAGATTGAAGAGCCAGTGCTCTCCCGGAAGATTACTGCCTTCCTAAGGTCAGAGAACGCCGTAATCTTTGGCGAGAAACTCCTAAATCTTGCTACTGCATCAGTCACCAACAATACCTCATCGGTCATGCCCCGCGTGAAGCTCACCTTGGATTACACTTTGATGGAGATGAAGGCATGGCAATCCAAGCTGCACTTCAAGTCTCCAGTTCCAACCCTGATCATCTCTGAAAACGTGTACATGCAGTATGGTTTCATTGCAGTGTCACCGATGTTCTTTAATGGGCCCATTAGCTGGGGAGCAAGCAATGTGAAGAGCTTCAAGGTGACTGAAGAGCGCTTCATTGATGTTCCACCAATGACCAAGATGACAATAACCTGCATGGGAGTAACGAGCAACTATGAATTGCCCTTCTCATACCGGCAGACCGACGAACTAGTAGATGGAGAGACGGTCACCCTTCAGTATGATGACGGCCTCTACACCGGTCGGAATGTCCACAGCTTCATCTACGATaccaaagaagaaaaaattgaTCAGTAA